Proteins encoded by one window of Anopheles maculipalpis chromosome 2RL, idAnoMacuDA_375_x, whole genome shotgun sequence:
- the LOC126558221 gene encoding acyl-CoA Delta-9 desaturase — MAPNVSDSVATDTDPNESTVLKANTDRDAVWKRKQQPQDSIGSTINDQNNNNSSASTSSQSDNHCDHDTSVPFRARIRWPDFFAQLFVHVGFLIGLYYLVTFRAKFYTYLWTLGLVWATGIGITAGAHRLWSHKSYKARWPLRVLLMFLFTICGQRDAYTWAHDHRVHHKYSETDADPHNAKRGFFFAHVGWVFLTPHPEVVAKRKIIDMSDLEADRIVMLQRRFYIPLFALLVIGLPVLVPWYWWDEQLTVAFWVCFTFRFTTTLNIAFFVNSVAHMFGNKPYDKSISPVENLAVAIAAMGEGWHNYHHVFPWDYKTSELGSYLFNVTTGFIDCFARLGWAYDRKSVPPEVVARRAAKCGDGTRFLTDEYAHQDAVWGYGDQDIPKEDMDAIVRTQR, encoded by the exons ATGGCACCTAATGTGTCGGACAGTGTAGCGACAGACACGGACCCGAACGAAAGCACTGTGCTTAAAGCAAACACGGACAGGGATGCGGtttggaaaaggaaacaacagCCACAGGACAGCATCGGAAGCACAATCAATGACCAGAACAATAATAACAGCAGCGCCAGTACAAGCAGTCAGAGCGATAATCACTGTGATCATGACACGAGCGTACCCTTTCGGGCACGGATACGGTGGCCCGACTTTTTCGCTCAGCTGTTCGTGCACGTTGGCTTTCTGATTGGGCTCTACTATTTGGTGACATTCCGGGCCAAGTTTTACACATATTTATGGA CCCTAGGATTGGTGTGGGCCACTGGGATAGGCATAACGGCCGGTGCTCATCGACTGTGGTCGCACAAATCGTACAAAGCGCGCTGGCCTTTGAGGGTGCTGTTGATGTTTCTATTCACGATATGTGGGCAG cGTGATGCATACACGTGGGCCCACGATCATCGCGTACACCACAAGTACTCGGAAACCGATGCCGATCCGCACAACGCCAAGCGGGGCTTTTTCTTCGCACACGTTGGCTGGGTATTTCTCACGCCACATCCGGAGGTCGTCGCTAAGCGGAAAATCATCGATATGAGCGATCTCGAGGCAGATCGGATCGTTATGCTTCAGCGACGCTTTTACATTCCCCTGTTTGCACTGCTCGTTATCGGGCTGCCGGTGCTGGTGCCCTGGTACTGGTGGGACGAGCAGCTGACCGTTGCCTTCTGGGTGTGCTTTACGTTTCGCTTTACCACCACGCTCAACATTGCGTTCTTCGTCAACAGTGTGGCGCACATGTTTGGTAACAAGCCGTACGATAAGAGCATCAGTCCGGTGGAAAATTTGGCCGTTGCTATTGCGGCGATGGGCGAGGGCTGGCATAATTACCATCACGTGTTTCCGTGGGACTACAAAACGAGTGAGCTGGGCAGCTATCTGTTTAACGTAACCACAGGGTTTATCGATTGCTTTGCGAGGCTCGGATGGGCTTACGATC GTAAATCCGTCCCACCAGAGGTTGTCGCTCGCCGTGCCGCCAAGTGTGGCGATGGAACTCGCTTTCTCACCGACGAGTACGCACACCAGGATGCCGTGTGGGGTTACGGCGATCAGGACATACCAAAGGAAGACATGGACGCTATTGTAAGGACTCAACGTTGA
- the LOC126558626 gene encoding valacyclovir hydrolase, which translates to MMRLLASAAVAAHSSELAINSIIKTTSRSCFHPLLVGFPARSMCSAAPGAKERRMQIGPHSVHFVEAGHGDRGVILLPGALGTAWTDFKPQIEGLPALLPHHRVIAWDPPGYGKSRPPEKEFTVDFFERDAAAASELMQKLGIQRYSIVGWSDGGITGLVMAANKPDHVDKLVVWGSNSYISDTEVKIYEGIRDVQKWSARMREPMEQVYGVDHFPKLWSAWVDGLLRIYHERNGDICSGKLKHIKAPTLVVHGAKDPMIIPDHVPYLLNNISNTDLHVFPDGKHNIHLRYAKEFNTIVAKFLLG; encoded by the exons ATGATGCGTTTGTTAGCATCTGCCGCCGTTGCTGCGCATAGTAGCGAATTGGCAATAAACAGCATCATCAAAACAACATCACGATCCTGCTTCCACCCGCTGTTGGTAGGTTTTCCGGCACGTTCGATGTGCAGTGCCGCACCGGGCGCTAAGGAACGCCGAATGCAAATCGGCCCACACTCCGTGCACTTTGTCGAGGCTGGTCATGGAGACCGCGGCGTCATACTGCTGCCCGGTGCGCTCGGTACCGCTTGGACGGATTTCAAACCGCAAATCGAGGGGTTGCCAGCGTTGCTTCCGCACCATCGCGTGATTGCCTGGGATCCACCCGGATATGGTAAATCACGCCCGCCGGAGAAGGAATTCACGGTGGACTTTTTCGAGCGAGACGCAGCAGCTGCCAGTGAGCTGATGCAGAAACTAGGCATCCAAAGGTACAGCATCGTTGGTTGGAGTGATGGTGGTATTACCGGACTGGTGATGGCCGCCAACAAGCCGGACCATGTAGACAAGCTGGTCGTTTGGGGTTCAAACTCGTACATATCGGATACGGAAGTAAAAATTTATGAAG GTATTCGTGACGTTCAAAAATGGTCAGCAAGAATGCGGGAACCGATGGAGCAAGTTTACGGTGTAGATCACTTTCCCAAGCTGTGGTCGGCCTGGGTGGATGGATTGTTGCGTATTTATCACGAACGCAACGGGGACATTTGTTCCGGGAAGCTAAAACATATCAAAGCTCCCACGCTGGTCGTCCACGGAGCAAAGGATCCGATGATCATTCCCGATCATGTGCCTTATCTACTGAATAACATCAGCAATACTGA CCTACATGTGTTTCCCGATGGTAAACACAACATACATCTTCGCTATGCAAAGGAATTTAACACCATAGTGGCCAAATTTCTTCTGGGTTAG
- the LOC126558526 gene encoding small glutamine-rich tetratricopeptide repeat-containing protein beta-like, protein MSDGAISLDAKFFVRSFIRFLSKQIDQPNFNEDSRESIEVAIQCLENVYELNEGEEAAAAGTTGGESSVKKEDDPRNHVDLYELYLSTYVEVSPERKQEAEGLKNDGNRLMKEEKYQEALNTYTKAINLDATNPVFYCNRAAAYSRLGDYVRAADDCRMALRHDPNYSKAWGRLGLAYSKMNEHKQAVTAYQNAIRLEPENQDYKNNLGVSQQFLEERSRNPGGGVGAGANPMANIDFASVINNPDMVQMATRMMSDPAMHNILGQLGGMNNMDALLETGRRLAMQMSSENPELFNNVARQMEQAGINLPRNNPPNPDGDQTPPPQPPSAS, encoded by the exons ATGAGTGACGGTGCTATTAGCCTGGATGCAAAGTTTTTCGTCCGCTCGTTCATCCGCTTCTTATCGAAGCAAATTGACCAGCCCAACTTCAACGAAGATTCCCGGGAAAGCATCGAGGTAGCGATACAGTGCCTGGAAAACGTGTACGAACTGAACGAAGGCGAGGAAGCAGCGGCTGCCGGCACCACCGGGGGAGAAAGCAGTGTGAAAAAAGAGGATGACCCACGAAACCATGTGGATCTCTACGAACTGTACCTCAGCACGTACGTTGAGGTGTCGCCGGAACGCAAACAGGAAGCGGAAGGGCTAAAGAACGACGGTAACCGATTGATGAAGGAGGAAAAGTATCAGGAAGCACTGAACACGTACACAAA GGCAATTAATCTAGATGCAACTAATCCGGTGTTTTACTGCAACCGGGCCGCTGCATATAGCCGACTTGGTGATTATGTGCGGGCAGCGGATGATTGCCGGATGGCGCTTCGCCATGATCCCAACTACAGCAAAGCGTGGGGCCGTCTTGGGCTAGCCTACTCGAAGATGAACGAACACAAGCAGGCGGTCACAGCGTACCAGAACGCGATACGGCTTGAGCCGGAGAATCAGGACTACAAGAATAATCTGGGCGTATCGCAACAGTTCCTCGAAGAACGCTCACGCAATCCcggaggtggtgttggtgcgGGAGCTAATCCCATGGCCAACATTGACTTTGCCTCGGTCATCAACAATCCAGACATGGTGCAGATGGCAACCCGTATGATGAGCGATCCGGCTATGCACAACAT ATTGGGCCAGCTAGGTGGCATGAACAATATGGACGCACTGTTAGAGACTGGTCGACGTTTGGCGATGCAAATGAGCAGTGAAAATCCGGAACTATTCAACAATGTCGCACGCCAGATGGAACAGGCCGGCATTAACTTGCCGCGCAACAATCCGCCCAATCCTGACGGTGATCAAACACCGCCACCACAACCCCCGTCGGCCTCTTAG